The Henckelia pumila isolate YLH828 chromosome 2, ASM3356847v2, whole genome shotgun sequence genome includes a window with the following:
- the LOC140878350 gene encoding caffeic acid 3-O-methyltransferase-like, producing MACNSGILQTVLKAAIQLDLFGIISKSGDGAHMSAFEIASKLPTRDVQGATRVLESMLRVLATHSIFLSSTDRDVPTTSHDRVCYGLAPAGKFFVADANGMSLAHFLALQIQLKWIEAMREGLKDAVLEGSNLFENFHGQSWVEHMASNPKSNDIFNSAMATLSTLTMRKIVEKYNGFEGLSTLVNVGGGNGSTLDLIISKYPHVRGINLDLPHVVKNAPAYKGVEHIGGDMFLQVPKGDAIMLKAVLHNWEDEECLKLLEKCYKALADKGKVIVVENILPQKPRTDFYSKYVSQLDINMWAIPGGKERTKSEFEALSVHVGFADFKVVCCAYGHWVMELIK from the exons ATGGCGTGCAATTCGGGTATCCTCCAAACGGTTTTGAAAGCTGCAATCCAACTCGACCTATTCGGGATCATCAGCAAGTCCGGAGATGGGGCCCACATGTCGGCCTTCGAAATCGCTTCAAAGCTTCCGACACGTGATGTTCAGGGAGCAACCCGAGTGCTGGAGTCCATGCTTCGGGTGCTGGCCACTCACTCAATATTTCTGAGTAGTACTGATCGTGATGTTCCTACAACGTCTCATGATCGAGTATGTTACGGGCTTGCACCGGCAGGAAAATTCTTCGTCGCGGACGCAAACGGGATGTCGTTGGCGCATTTTCTTGCCCTACAAATCCAACTGAAATGGATTGAAGCCATGCG TGAGGGACTAAAAGATGCGGTTCTTGAAGGTTCAAATTTATTCGAAAATTTCCATGGCCAAAGTTGGGTGGAACACATGGCATCAAATCCCAAATCCAACGACATATTCAACAGTGCAATGGCAACTCTATCTACTCTTACCATGAGAAAAATTGTCGAGAAATACAATGGTTTCGAGGGACTAAGTACACTAGTGAATGTTGGCGGTGGGAATGGCTCGACTCTCGATTTGATAATCTCAAAATACCCTCACGTTAGAGGCATCAACTTGGATTTGCCTCATGTGGTGAAAAATGCCCCGGCCTACAAAG GAGTGGAACACATAGGCGGAGATATGTTCCTCCAAGTGCCCAAAGGAGATGCAATTATGTTGAAG gcagTGCTGCACAATTGGGAGGACGAAGAATGCTTAAAACTTCTAGAAAAATGCTACAAAGCATTGGCAGACAAAGGAAAGGTGATCGTGGTGGAAAATATTCTTCCTCAAAAGCCACGAACTGATTTTTATTCGAAATATGTGTCTCAATTGGATATTAACATGTGGGCTATTCCAGGTGGAAAAGAAAGAACCAAATCTGAATTTGAGGCCCTCTCAGTTCATGTTGGTTTTGCGGATTTTAAGGTTGTTTGTTGTGCTTACGGACATTGGGTTATGGAACTTATTAAATGA